Proteins encoded by one window of Salvia splendens isolate huo1 chromosome 5, SspV2, whole genome shotgun sequence:
- the LOC121804906 gene encoding putative clathrin assembly protein At5g35200 → MSRGGTQSSIRKTLGALKDSTTVSLAKINSDYKELDIAIVKATNHVERPAKERHIKAVFAAVSATRPRADVAYCIHALARRLAKTHNWAVALKTLIVIHRALREVDPTFQDEIINYGRSRGHMLNLAHFKDDSSPNAWDYSAWVRCYALFLEERMECYRVLKYDIETDRPRTKDLDTPDLLEHLPALQQLLHRVIGCQPQGAALHNFIIQLALSMVASESIKIYSAISDGIVNLVDKFFEMQRHDALKALDIYRRAGNQAERLSEFYEICKNLDVGSGERFIKIEQPPASFLQTMEEYVREAPRASTVRKDLGDDKPKAILAIEYKTSSEVKDEHLQSPPPAEPEPEPEPVKVEAPASEPPPDLLGLNEPAPAATELDERNSLALAIVTTEQPASTGPNLSNGVSGWELALVTAPSSNDTAAATSKLAGGLDMLTLDSLYDDAIRQNNQSRQAASYNPWEQGTMGNSKMAHDPFYASNEVAAPTNVQMSNQPNPFMFQPQQQMMMMGPHQPLNPYMTGVQPHPYGTGMPAQAYNPYSGLI, encoded by the exons ATGTCACGAGGTGGTACACAGAGCAGTATAAGAAAAACTCTCGGTGCTCTCAAGGACTCCACGACTGTTAGTTTGGCGAAAATAAACAGCGATTACAAG GAGTTGGACATTGCCATTGTTAAGGCAACAAACCATGTTGAACGCCCTGCAAAAGAGAGGCATATTAAAG CCGTCTTTGCTGCTGTATCGGCCACCAGGCCTCGAGCTGATGTCGCCTATTGTATACATGCCCTTGCAAGAAGACTGGCAAAGACTCATAATTGGGCG GTTGCCTTGAAGACTCTAATTGTTATACATCGTGCGTTAAGAGAGGTGGACCCGACATTCCAGGATGAAATCATTAATTATGGTAGGAGCAGAGGTCATATGCTTAACTTAGCCCACTTCAAGGATGACTCCAGCCCTAATG CTTGGGATTATTCTGCTTGGGTACGCTGTTATGCTCTATTTTTGGAGGAGAGGATGGAATGTTACCGAGTATTAAAATACGACATAGAAACAGACCGTCCG AGAACAAAAGATCTCGACACTCCGGACCTACTTGAGCATTTACCAGCTCTGCAGCAACTTCTTCATCGTGTGATTGGCTGTCAG CCACAAGGAGCAGCTCTTCATAATTTCATCATTCAATTAGCGCTTTCCATG GTTGCTTCAGAAAGCATAAAAATTTACAGTGCAATAAGTGATGGTATAGTTAACTTGGTTGACAAG TTCTTCGAGATGCAAAGGCACGACGCTCTTAAAGCCTTGGATATATATCGAAGGGCTGGAAATCAG GCGGAGAGATTGTCAGAATTCtatgaaatatgtaaaaatCTTGATGTTGGGAGTGGAGAGCGATTTATCAAGATTGAACAG CCACCAGCATCATTTCTGCAAACTATGGAAGAGTATGTTCGAGAAGCACCACGCGCTTCCACTGTCCGCAAAGATCTG GGTGACGATAAGCCTAAGGCAATTTTGGCTATTGAGTACAAAACGAGTTCAGAGGTAAAAGACGAGCATCTGCAGTCGCCACCTCCAGCtgaaccagaaccagaaccagaaccagtcAAAGTGGAGGCTCCAGCTTCTGAACCACCGCCCGATTTGCTG GGCCTGAACGAGCCAGCTCCTGCTGCAACTGAGCTGGATGAGAGAAATTCTCTGGCTTTGGCCATTGTTACTACTG AACAACCAGCCTCAACCGGACCAAACCTCTCAAATGGAGTATCAGGCTGGGAGCTAGCACTTGTTACAGCACCAAGCTCCAATGATACTGCTGCTGCAACGAGCAAACTG GCTGGAGGGCTGGACATGCTCACGCTAGACAGTCTATATGACGACGCAATCAGACAAAACAACCAGAGTCGCCAGGCAGCGAGCTACAACCCGTGGGAGCAAGGCACGATGGGGAACTCCAAGATGGCACACGACCCATTCTATGCGTCCAATGAAGTGGCTGCACCAACAAACGTACAGATGTCAAACCAGCCGAATCCGTTCATGTTCCAGCCGCAGCAgcagatgatgatgatggggcCGCATCAACCCTTGAACCCGTACATGACCGGG